A genomic region of Colletotrichum destructivum chromosome 1, complete sequence contains the following coding sequences:
- a CDS encoding Putative basic-leucine zipper domain-containing protein: protein MADKMSIDNKDPVKEDTPETTGSSPEADHAAAAANGTSSNSNGGTENQQPKRKGGRKPIYATSEERKQRNRQAQAAFRERRTEYIKQLEEAIRVHESNLHNLQAAHRTAADECLMLRYKNSLLERILLEKGIDVQAELRAKTGSPNLGPTHAPQNMVQPPPIQRAILNRHHQSRRSNSSIAPKLEPGISTLPPPIHAAHSAASPKGRPTPSSHSNSPTNTANAYGSQAALSPAASDHGPLRAGMAPSMKSQLSPMGPMNPAARAHMMSGGPPRVGNNGSYYPTPGFQNHIEQLEQEYDAPADMIEDSEIDTPSGPGPYPNGFPGDTQQQMMASPNSVGPGQQHMTSQGESAQTPHTTQGAYPSMTQLLDTGIDWDPFGLSASMAFPSQFSFDTSNMR, encoded by the exons ATGGCAGATAAGATGTCCATCGACAACAAAGATCCCGTCAAGGAGGACACTCCCGAGACCACGGGCTCCAGTCCCGAGGCcgaccacgccgccgccgccgccaacggcacctCGAGCAATTCCAATGGTGGCACCGAGAACCAGCAGCCCAAGCGAAAGGGCGGCCGCAAGCCC ATCTACGCCACCTCTGAGGAGCGTAAGCAGCGCAACCGCCAGGCTCAGGCCGCTTTTCGCGAGCGTCGCACCGAGTACATCAAGCAGCTAGAGGAGGCCATCCGCGTGCACGAGTCCAACCTGCACAACCTCCAGGCCGCTCATAGGACTGCTGCCGATGAGTGTCTGATGCTGCGCTACAAGAACTCCCTGCTAGAGCGTATCCTCTTGGAGAAGG GCATCGATGTCCAGGCTGAGCTCCGAGCCAAAACTGGCAGTCCAAACTTGGGACCGACCCATGCTCCTCAGAATATGGTCCAACCACCACCCATTCAGCGTGCCATTTTGAACCGACATCACCAGTCTCGACGGTCCAACTCGAGCATTGCCCCGAAGCTCGAGCCCGGCATCAGCACCCTGCCTCCGCCAATACATGCGGCTCACTCGGCCGCGTCGCCCAAGGGCCGACCTACGCCATCTTCGCACTCCAATTCCCCAACGAACACGGCCAACGCATATGGCAGTCAGGCAGCgctgtcgccggcggcctctgACCATGGTCCGCTTCGCGCAGGCATGGCGCCCTCCATGAAGTCCCAGCTCAGCCCTATGGGCCCCATGAACCCAGCCGCCCGAGCTCACATGATGTCCGGTGGTCCTCCTAGGGTCGGCAACAACGGTTCATATTATCCGACACCGGGCTTCCAGAACCACATTGAGCAGCTAG AACAAGAATATGACGCTCCTGCAGATATGATTGAGGATTCCGAGATCGACACCCCGAGTGGTCCCGGTCCATATCCCAACGGCTTTCCAGGCGACACGCAGCAACAGATGATGGCTTCTCCAAATTCTGTCGGCCCGGGTCAGCAACACATGACCTCTCAGGGCGAGTCTGCGCAGACCCCTCACACGACCCAGGGTGCATACCCTTCCATGACACAGCTCTTGGATACTGGCATTGATTGGGATCCTTTTGGACTGAGCGCCAGCATGGCCTTCCCGTCACAATTCTCCTTCGACACGAGCAACATGCGATAA